A genomic region of Microcoleus sp. FACHB-831 contains the following coding sequences:
- a CDS encoding amidophosphoribosyltransferase, translating into MCGIAGIIYRNPQFYKNLGSDLLNLIQPLETRGPDSCGVGLYGNSIESNQLKIVLLAEKAIEWEEIKQLLGKLFVVASFTAMGNGKLVTLEGKIFNSKELIHQLCACFPQVHLMSYGQFLEIYKQVGSAQSLFENYDLKTFAGSHAIGHTRMATESVVDTYHSHPFAAGEDLCIVHNGQVSNYYKLRFALERKGVVFETHNDSEAIAHYINYHLTQGKSLETALHSLLNDIDGTYTFLISTSDKVALVRDKFAAKPAVIYESPEMIAIASEYRCFLNLPTFDPSATIREPDAGEINIWSVSNVPIAPAIEVVAEQTKSAYADLRG; encoded by the coding sequence TTGTGTGGCATAGCTGGAATTATTTATCGCAACCCGCAATTCTATAAGAACCTCGGATCTGATTTACTAAATCTGATTCAACCTTTAGAGACAAGAGGGCCAGATTCTTGTGGCGTGGGTTTGTATGGCAATAGCATAGAAAGCAATCAACTTAAGATAGTATTGCTGGCAGAAAAAGCGATAGAATGGGAAGAAATAAAGCAGCTTTTAGGCAAATTATTTGTTGTTGCAAGTTTTACGGCAATGGGTAATGGTAAGCTTGTAACTTTAGAAGGTAAAATTTTTAACTCAAAGGAATTGATACACCAATTATGCGCGTGTTTTCCTCAAGTGCATTTGATGAGTTATGGGCAATTTTTAGAGATTTATAAACAAGTTGGTTCCGCCCAAAGTTTGTTTGAAAACTATGACTTAAAAACATTTGCTGGAAGTCATGCAATCGGACATACCCGCATGGCAACAGAATCTGTCGTGGATACCTACCATTCTCATCCGTTCGCAGCGGGAGAGGATTTGTGTATCGTTCACAACGGTCAAGTTTCCAATTATTATAAATTGCGTTTTGCTTTAGAGCGTAAAGGTGTAGTATTTGAGACGCACAATGATTCAGAAGCGATCGCGCACTACATCAACTACCATCTAACACAAGGCAAATCTTTAGAAACTGCACTCCATAGCCTGCTAAACGACATTGATGGAACTTATACATTTTTAATTTCCACATCAGATAAAGTTGCACTCGTGCGCGATAAATTTGCTGCAAAACCAGCGGTGATTTACGAGTCGCCAGAAATGATAGCGATCGCTTCAGAATACCGTTGCTTCTTGAACCTACCAACTTTTGATCCCAGCGCCACCATCAGAGAACCAGACGCAGGAGAAATCAACATTTGGTCTGTATCGAACGTTCCAATAGCTCCGGCGATTGAAGTCGTGGCTGAACAAACAAAGTCCGCCTACGCGGACTTAAGAGGATGA
- a CDS encoding FAD-binding oxidoreductase — protein MSETADIVVVGGGCIGAAIALHLAERKAGKIILLEKKQLANGASGKGIGIIRTHYTHPILAELSHRSQQVFHNFKERFGGYDSGFNPCGYYVLVSESDVETLKTVVNMHQDMNIKVSLVDLAEVQARVPQLNLSDVAAVAYEPNSGYGNPPQTTLAFARRAADLGVEIRTETPVLEVKLDAAARVQSVVTPAGEIMTRSLVDCVGPWAKKFVEHLGLEFPVTPIVEHVVVVKRPIEFAQPHPVISDLVNLCYSRSDGNQPFTRIGNSDPKYHPQFRLEDADDFHKQYYPNIAEDLYQKLTHRFPSLKDAEIAEKYSGIWGITPDYQPIIDKLDAVPGFYCAVGFSGHGYKLSPVIGDLMSQFILGETNDFVDKLRLFRLNRFQENDLVKPPVTYGKAKGLR, from the coding sequence ATGTCTGAGACAGCCGACATTGTAGTTGTGGGTGGGGGCTGCATAGGTGCGGCGATCGCGCTGCATTTAGCCGAACGGAAAGCTGGAAAGATAATATTATTAGAAAAAAAGCAGCTTGCTAATGGCGCATCTGGCAAAGGTATTGGTATTATTCGCACGCATTATACCCACCCAATTTTAGCTGAATTATCCCACAGATCTCAGCAAGTATTTCATAATTTTAAAGAGCGATTTGGTGGGTATGATAGCGGTTTTAATCCCTGCGGTTACTATGTTTTGGTAAGCGAATCAGATGTAGAAACCCTAAAAACTGTTGTCAATATGCACCAGGATATGAATATTAAGGTAAGCCTGGTGGATTTAGCGGAAGTTCAGGCGCGGGTTCCTCAACTAAATCTTAGTGATGTTGCTGCTGTTGCTTACGAACCAAATTCTGGCTATGGAAATCCGCCTCAAACCACGTTAGCTTTTGCACGACGCGCCGCCGATTTAGGAGTAGAAATCCGTACAGAAACCCCGGTTTTAGAAGTTAAGTTAGATGCGGCTGCTAGAGTGCAAAGCGTTGTGACGCCAGCGGGTGAAATTATGACGCGATCGCTGGTAGATTGTGTTGGCCCTTGGGCTAAAAAGTTTGTAGAACATCTGGGATTAGAGTTTCCTGTTACTCCGATTGTTGAACACGTTGTAGTTGTTAAACGGCCAATTGAATTTGCCCAACCTCATCCAGTTATTTCCGATTTAGTTAATCTCTGCTACTCGCGTTCCGATGGAAATCAACCATTTACGCGGATAGGTAACTCCGATCCAAAATATCATCCCCAATTTAGGCTAGAAGATGCAGATGATTTTCACAAGCAATATTATCCCAATATTGCCGAAGACCTTTATCAAAAATTGACCCATAGGTTCCCCAGTTTGAAAGATGCGGAAATTGCGGAAAAATATTCTGGCATTTGGGGAATTACGCCAGATTATCAACCAATTATAGATAAGTTAGATGCTGTACCTGGATTTTATTGTGCGGTGGGTTTCAGCGGTCATGGTTACAAGCTGAGTCCTGTAATTGGAGATTTGATGAGTCAGTTTATTCTGGGGGAAACTAACGATTTTGTGGATAAGTTGAGGCTGTTCCGCCTTAATCGCTTCCAGGAAAACGATTTAGTTAAGCCCCCAGTGACTTATGGCAAAGCCAAAGGCTTGCGATAG
- a CDS encoding polynucleotide kinase-phosphatase — MKITIPELSLVILIGASGSGKSSFARKHFRPTEILSSDFCRGLVSDDENNQSASKDAFEVLRYIAAKRLAAGKLTVIDATNVQPEDRKPLLQLAREYHYFAVAIVLNMPEQLCHERNKNRSDRNFGPHVVRRHSQNLRRSLRSLQKEGFRYNHVYVVDSPEEVDSVVIEIQPLWNNKKHDRGPFDIIGDVHGCGDELEALLQKLGYEVTGKIDNESFWNSPVYSHPQGRKAVFLGDLVDRGPRILDTLKLVRNMVKAGTALCVPGNHEIKLMRKLRGNNVKVTYGLEQSLAEIDAIADDIREPFSREIADFIETLVSHYVLDEGQLVVAHAGMKESMQGRGSRGVREFALYGETTGEIDEFGLPIRYNWASEYRGKSMVVYGHTPVPEAQWLNNTIDIDTGCVYGGKLTALRYPEKELVSVPAARIYRESVKPLFPQGNTHLLTSQQQLDDVLDIEDVVGKRLITTRLQHNIMIREENAIAALEIMSRFAANPKWLIYLPPTMSPCATSFEPGLLEHPAEAFSYYKERGVTKVVCEEKHMGSRAIVIVCRDEDTARKRFGVVGEGIGICYTRTGRRFFDNTAVEIELLARLQTALETANFWEEFNTSWVILDCELMPWSAKAQELLQRQYAAVGAASQASLSEAVAVLEKAASRGVDVNASVSHYQQRAEMATQYVEAYRRYCWQVNSIADLKLAPFHLLATEGAVHIDKDHIWHMETLAKICRVDEALMLATAYKVVEFTDAASGDEGIRWWEEMTSRGGEGMVVKPLDFVGQHKGLVQPAVKCRGREYLRIIYGAEYTAEENLERLRSRGLSIKRSLALREFALGIEALERFVQHQPLRRVHECIFGILALESEPVDPRL, encoded by the coding sequence ATGAAAATAACAATTCCTGAATTATCTTTAGTTATCCTCATTGGTGCTTCTGGTTCCGGTAAGTCTAGCTTTGCCCGGAAACATTTTAGACCGACTGAGATATTATCCTCTGATTTTTGCCGAGGGTTGGTTTCTGATGATGAAAATAACCAGTCTGCAAGTAAGGACGCTTTCGAGGTACTTCGCTATATTGCAGCGAAGCGGTTAGCAGCGGGGAAATTGACGGTAATTGATGCTACGAACGTTCAGCCAGAGGATCGCAAACCGCTATTGCAATTGGCGCGTGAGTATCACTATTTTGCAGTTGCTATTGTGCTGAATATGCCAGAGCAATTATGCCACGAGAGAAATAAAAATAGGAGCGATCGCAACTTTGGCCCCCATGTTGTCCGCAGACATTCCCAAAATTTGAGGCGTTCGTTGCGTAGCCTACAAAAGGAAGGATTTCGGTATAACCATGTTTATGTAGTGGATTCGCCGGAAGAGGTAGATTCAGTTGTTATTGAAATACAACCCCTTTGGAATAACAAAAAGCACGATCGTGGCCCGTTTGATATTATTGGCGATGTTCACGGATGCGGGGATGAACTTGAAGCATTGTTGCAAAAATTGGGTTATGAAGTAACAGGTAAAATTGATAATGAATCTTTTTGGAATAGTCCTGTATACAGCCATCCACAAGGAAGAAAAGCAGTATTTTTGGGAGATTTAGTAGACAGAGGCCCGCGCATTTTAGACACGTTGAAGCTAGTGCGAAACATGGTCAAAGCGGGAACTGCTTTGTGCGTGCCGGGGAACCACGAAATTAAGCTAATGCGTAAGTTGCGGGGTAATAACGTCAAGGTGACATATGGGCTGGAACAGAGTTTAGCTGAAATTGATGCGATCGCAGATGATATTCGCGAACCATTTTCACGAGAAATCGCTGATTTTATCGAGACTCTTGTTAGTCATTATGTGTTAGATGAAGGTCAGCTTGTTGTTGCCCACGCGGGTATGAAAGAGTCAATGCAAGGGCGCGGTTCTCGCGGCGTGCGCGAGTTTGCTTTGTATGGAGAAACGACAGGAGAAATCGACGAATTTGGTTTGCCAATTCGCTATAACTGGGCATCTGAATATCGCGGCAAGTCAATGGTAGTTTATGGTCACACGCCAGTTCCAGAAGCACAGTGGCTTAATAATACAATTGACATCGATACTGGCTGCGTTTATGGGGGCAAGCTGACGGCGTTGCGTTACCCGGAAAAAGAATTAGTTTCTGTCCCCGCAGCACGGATTTATCGCGAATCAGTTAAACCGTTGTTTCCTCAAGGAAACACGCATTTGCTAACTTCACAGCAGCAGCTTGATGATGTCTTAGATATTGAAGATGTTGTGGGCAAGCGGTTAATTACTACTAGGTTGCAGCACAATATAATGATTAGGGAAGAGAATGCGATCGCTGCCCTAGAAATTATGAGTAGATTTGCTGCTAATCCCAAGTGGCTGATCTATTTGCCGCCTACTATGTCCCCCTGTGCAACCTCATTTGAACCTGGTTTATTAGAACATCCAGCAGAAGCATTTTCCTACTATAAAGAACGGGGTGTTACGAAAGTCGTATGCGAAGAAAAGCACATGGGTTCGCGTGCTATTGTTATCGTTTGCCGCGATGAAGATACAGCGCGTAAGCGGTTCGGCGTTGTCGGTGAAGGAATTGGCATCTGCTACACTCGCACCGGGCGGCGTTTCTTCGATAATACAGCAGTAGAAATAGAACTGCTGGCAAGATTACAAACAGCATTAGAAACCGCTAACTTTTGGGAGGAATTTAATACTAGCTGGGTTATTTTAGACTGCGAATTGATGCCTTGGTCAGCCAAAGCACAAGAATTGCTGCAACGGCAATATGCAGCCGTTGGTGCTGCATCTCAAGCGTCACTTTCTGAAGCTGTAGCAGTTTTAGAAAAAGCAGCATCGCGGGGAGTTGATGTTAATGCGTCAGTTTCTCACTATCAGCAGCGTGCAGAAATGGCGACTCAATATGTTGAAGCTTATCGGCGTTATTGTTGGCAAGTTAACTCTATAGCTGATTTGAAGCTAGCACCGTTTCATTTATTAGCAACAGAGGGTGCGGTGCATATTGATAAAGACCACATTTGGCACATGGAGACACTCGCGAAAATCTGTCGCGTTGACGAAGCATTGATGCTGGCGACAGCTTACAAAGTAGTGGAGTTTACTGATGCAGCGAGTGGGGATGAAGGTATCAGATGGTGGGAGGAAATGACGAGTCGCGGTGGTGAAGGAATGGTAGTGAAACCGCTTGATTTTGTTGGTCAACACAAGGGGTTAGTGCAACCTGCGGTGAAGTGTCGCGGGAGGGAATATTTGCGGATTATCTATGGTGCAGAATACACGGCTGAAGAGAATCTAGAAAGGTTGCGATCGCGCGGTTTATCCATCAAAAGATCCTTAGCACTACGCGAATTTGCCTTGGGAATTGAAGCACTAGAACGTTTCGTTCAGCACCAACCGTTGCGCCGCGTCCACGAATGTATTTTTGGCATTTTAGCCCTTGAAAGCGAACCAGTCGATCCGCGTTTGTGA
- a CDS encoding lipid kinase, whose translation MNRDRGMKQRGLLLVNPNSRRGYDAGKQAIEQLQQLGFEIIEGSGENPKQFPDLIRQYRDRIDLVIVGGGDGSVNAAVDGLLDTNLPVGILPLGTANNLARTLGIPQSLPEACKIIADGRLQRIDLGWVNGQYFFNIASLGLSAEVNRRVSKKLKRRWGVLAYIATAVQVVWTARPFWVDIHWDNQSIEVKTLQITVANGKYYGSGLAIADDATIDDQRLDLQSLEIRHWWEMLPLIPPALRGKSVTGKGVRIIEGKDIQLFTRRPYAINTDGEKTTATPARFRVIPKALSVFVPELEKR comes from the coding sequence TTGAATCGCGATCGGGGGATGAAACAAAGAGGATTGCTACTGGTTAATCCTAATTCCCGACGAGGTTACGACGCGGGAAAGCAAGCAATTGAACAATTGCAACAGTTGGGTTTTGAAATTATAGAAGGGTCTGGTGAAAACCCCAAGCAGTTTCCTGACCTAATTAGACAATACCGCGATCGCATCGATCTGGTAATCGTTGGCGGTGGAGATGGCAGCGTCAATGCTGCCGTAGACGGATTGTTGGATACAAACTTACCAGTAGGGATTCTGCCATTAGGAACCGCCAACAATCTCGCCAGAACTCTGGGAATTCCTCAATCTCTGCCAGAGGCTTGTAAGATTATTGCCGATGGTCGACTTCAGCGCATTGATTTGGGATGGGTGAACGGCCAGTATTTTTTCAATATTGCGAGTCTGGGGTTGAGTGCAGAAGTCAACCGTAGAGTTTCCAAAAAATTGAAGCGGCGATGGGGAGTTTTGGCTTATATTGCCACAGCAGTGCAGGTAGTATGGACAGCGCGACCGTTTTGGGTAGACATCCATTGGGATAACCAGTCTATCGAGGTGAAAACCTTGCAGATTACAGTCGCTAACGGTAAATATTACGGTAGCGGGTTGGCGATCGCGGATGATGCGACTATAGACGACCAGAGGCTAGATTTGCAAAGCTTGGAAATTCGCCATTGGTGGGAAATGCTACCGCTGATACCCCCTGCGCTGCGGGGTAAATCTGTAACGGGTAAAGGTGTGCGGATTATCGAAGGTAAAGATATCCAGTTATTTACTCGCAGACCTTACGCAATTAATACAGATGGGGAAAAAACAACGGCAACCCCAGCGAGATTTAGGGTTATTCCCAAAGCTTTGTCAGTTTTTGTGCCTGAATTGGAGAAGAGGTAA
- a CDS encoding DUF4327 family protein: MTKQQVIHPMVKLQHQVGSLVASKIIKPSDRIWKIALLYGDEWSYWKQELLDFGFTTQDPISELLAVEAWEDED, from the coding sequence ATGACTAAGCAGCAAGTTATTCACCCAATGGTGAAGTTGCAGCATCAAGTAGGTTCACTCGTCGCGTCCAAAATCATCAAACCTAGCGATCGCATTTGGAAAATAGCTCTGCTATACGGCGATGAATGGTCTTACTGGAAACAAGAACTGCTGGACTTTGGCTTCACCACACAAGACCCAATTAGCGAATTGCTAGCGGTTGAAGCTTGGGAAGATGAGGACTAA
- a CDS encoding protein kinase — protein sequence MVTLSLLEPQALTPQQQWNFESESTIRIGRSPDNDVVLNDALVSRHHAQLQRVGNSNSNSSWQLVNQGTNGTFVDGILVSQGLLSNDSLIQLARGGPMLKFQLATGQHRPQAGVSWQPQRTNPPHPPDATEREYPTPAPRGQQGINSKRQELCTHSGNPPNNLFCIHCGQPIVQVQRFIRQYQVLRTLGQGGMGTTYLAWDKVGTINGRSQLLVLKEMNADMAQISKAQELFEREARILKGLHHPGIPTYYDFFVEGGKKYLAMELIHGQDLEKRIYLRGPCTPPQAIAWMIQTCDVLDYIHQQEPPLIHRDIKPANLLVRTVDNRVVVLDFGAVKEIGTALGTRIGAEGYSAPEQDRGQPCTQSDLYAIGPTLIFLLTGDNPMKFYRKRGSSYRFDVESIPTVTPQLRSAIERVTEPKPRDRYQSAKELSLALADCL from the coding sequence GTGGTCACGCTGAGCCTTCTAGAGCCGCAGGCGCTCACTCCGCAACAACAGTGGAATTTCGAGAGTGAATCGACGATTCGGATCGGTCGCTCTCCGGATAATGATGTTGTTCTCAACGATGCTCTCGTTTCCCGGCATCACGCGCAACTGCAACGAGTGGGTAACTCCAACTCCAACAGTTCGTGGCAGCTGGTTAATCAGGGCACTAATGGCACTTTTGTCGATGGCATATTAGTGTCTCAGGGTTTGCTATCCAATGATTCCCTGATTCAATTGGCGCGGGGCGGCCCGATGCTGAAATTCCAGCTCGCTACAGGGCAGCATCGCCCACAGGCTGGAGTCTCTTGGCAACCCCAACGCACAAACCCCCCGCACCCTCCAGATGCAACAGAGCGCGAATACCCAACTCCTGCCCCAAGGGGTCAGCAGGGAATAAACTCAAAACGACAAGAGTTGTGTACGCACTCTGGGAATCCCCCTAATAATCTGTTCTGCATACACTGCGGGCAACCCATAGTTCAGGTGCAGCGGTTCATCCGCCAGTATCAGGTGCTGCGGACGCTGGGACAGGGAGGAATGGGTACGACTTATCTGGCTTGGGATAAAGTTGGAACTATTAACGGACGTTCCCAGTTGCTGGTATTAAAGGAAATGAATGCCGACATGGCTCAAATTTCCAAAGCCCAAGAATTGTTTGAACGAGAAGCCCGTATTCTCAAGGGGCTGCACCATCCGGGAATACCAACGTATTATGATTTCTTTGTTGAGGGCGGAAAAAAATACCTGGCGATGGAGCTGATCCACGGTCAGGATTTAGAAAAGCGCATTTACCTGCGGGGGCCATGTACTCCCCCCCAGGCGATCGCTTGGATGATTCAAACTTGCGATGTGTTGGACTATATTCACCAACAAGAGCCGCCCCTCATCCACCGCGATATTAAACCTGCGAATCTTTTGGTACGCACTGTTGACAATCGCGTGGTAGTGCTGGATTTTGGAGCTGTTAAAGAAATTGGTACTGCACTTGGAACTCGTATCGGTGCTGAGGGGTACAGCGCCCCCGAACAAGACCGGGGCCAGCCTTGTACTCAGTCCGATCTTTATGCAATTGGCCCAACGCTAATTTTCTTACTAACTGGCGATAACCCAATGAAGTTTTATCGCAAGCGGGGTTCTAGCTATCGGTTTGATGTGGAAAGCATTCCCACAGTCACGCCACAATTGCGGTCTGCAATTGAGCGAGTGACAGAGCCTAAACCCCGCGATCGCTACCAAAGTGCCAAGGAACTGTCCCTGGCCTTGGCAGATTGTCTTTAG
- a CDS encoding serine/threonine phosphatase: MLVCPQCQFENPNTNKFCQKCGTSLSHKICGQCGSGVAFSEEHCQNCGAIAGTVRLAAILNIPDWQLKEAAVAASAPPAPSLVETPSNPVSPTEGNAEEAPLDAAASFTQAASSNIETTDIGAQVSATNEAESTLTTASSNINPSIIEAENPAMAGKTQVQELSGTESSDRAIAADPASVQSATPDAGLIGSLAILPQDDIEGKSGSSDMPSETPNNAPSPVAAIASENSYLDPQQRYRLLSSVKSIPSEGEGVETALNEPALVRVLDCQPYQKSPLEALMDQQSSTSGGRPHALTSDLLNSDSWKAIAIPAPAQPYLALQEQMSPAIPKIHDAWQQDGDAIVLLEDRLEWQLLADLWGKDEVPPFQMLYWLGEMAKLWAALEPWKCRQSLLLRENLRLDEDQKICLVALYRERDEAQAKLSDLGQMWQVLFSQSQRTQFGSVDELCRDLRQGGIVTMEQLRDRLEAIASELQANQESASKEIGLMNDTLTQPDYAVTQANLEFKGSDLSEGDDIETIILPMQLLSLEDAGTTDIGRMREHNEDYFGIQTFSQKQESPMGRTIQARGLYILCDGMGGHAGGEVASVMAVETLRRFFQANWKDEMPQEETIREAVRLANKAIYDVNQQNARSGSGRMGTTLVIVLVQDTKVAVAHVGDSRLYRVSRKRNLEQVTVDHEVGQREISRGVEPAIAYSRPDAYQLTQALGPRDEQFVNPDVQFLELNEDTLLVLCSDGMSDHDLLESCWQTHLLPLLSSRANLDQGLAQLIDLANQQNGHDNITAVIVRAKVRPNLDQPQMF; encoded by the coding sequence ATGCTTGTCTGTCCCCAGTGTCAGTTTGAAAACCCGAATACCAACAAGTTTTGTCAAAAATGTGGAACTTCCCTAAGCCACAAAATCTGTGGCCAATGCGGCAGCGGGGTTGCCTTCAGTGAAGAACATTGTCAAAATTGTGGTGCGATCGCGGGAACGGTGCGGTTGGCTGCAATCTTAAATATCCCTGATTGGCAACTCAAAGAAGCGGCTGTGGCTGCATCTGCCCCGCCAGCACCAAGTCTTGTAGAGACGCCGAGTAATCCTGTCTCGCCGACAGAGGGCAATGCAGAAGAAGCCCCTCTAGATGCAGCAGCAAGCTTCACGCAAGCTGCATCTTCAAACATAGAAACCACTGACATAGGGGCGCAAGTCAGCGCGACAAATGAGGCGGAAAGCACTTTAACGACGGCAAGTTCAAATATAAATCCATCTATTATCGAAGCGGAAAACCCAGCAATGGCTGGGAAAACCCAGGTTCAGGAGTTATCTGGTACAGAGTCGAGCGATCGCGCGATCGCAGCAGATCCCGCTTCTGTGCAATCAGCGACGCCAGACGCCGGATTAATCGGGTCTTTGGCAATTCTTCCCCAAGACGACATTGAGGGCAAAAGTGGAAGTAGCGATATGCCATCCGAGACGCCCAACAATGCTCCTAGCCCAGTAGCTGCGATCGCATCAGAGAATTCTTATTTAGACCCCCAGCAACGTTATCGACTGCTATCATCCGTAAAATCCATACCCTCAGAGGGCGAAGGTGTGGAGACTGCTTTAAACGAGCCTGCGCTGGTGAGAGTTTTAGACTGTCAACCGTATCAAAAGTCTCCTTTAGAAGCGCTTATGGATCAGCAATCAAGTACTTCAGGGGGTCGCCCCCATGCTCTAACGTCAGATCTGCTTAATTCAGACTCCTGGAAGGCCATAGCCATACCAGCGCCTGCCCAACCATATTTGGCCTTACAAGAGCAGATGTCCCCGGCCATACCAAAAATCCACGATGCATGGCAGCAGGATGGGGACGCTATCGTGCTACTTGAAGACCGACTGGAATGGCAGTTGCTCGCCGACCTGTGGGGAAAGGACGAGGTACCGCCATTCCAGATGTTGTACTGGCTGGGCGAGATGGCCAAACTGTGGGCAGCGCTAGAACCTTGGAAGTGCCGTCAAAGTCTGCTTTTGAGAGAAAATTTAAGATTGGATGAAGACCAGAAAATATGCCTTGTCGCACTGTATCGAGAACGGGACGAGGCTCAAGCTAAACTAAGCGATTTAGGGCAAATGTGGCAGGTGTTATTCAGCCAGTCTCAGCGGACGCAGTTTGGTTCGGTAGATGAATTGTGCCGGGACTTACGACAGGGCGGGATAGTGACGATGGAGCAACTGCGCGATCGCCTAGAAGCGATCGCCAGCGAACTGCAAGCCAACCAAGAGTCCGCTAGCAAGGAAATAGGACTGATGAACGATACATTAACTCAGCCTGACTATGCTGTCACGCAAGCCAATTTAGAATTCAAAGGCAGTGACCTGAGTGAAGGAGATGATATTGAAACCATAATTCTCCCCATGCAGTTACTCAGCCTTGAGGACGCTGGCACTACCGATATTGGCCGTATGCGGGAACACAATGAGGACTACTTTGGCATACAGACTTTTAGCCAGAAGCAGGAAAGTCCCATGGGTCGAACCATCCAAGCTCGTGGCCTCTATATTCTCTGCGATGGTATGGGGGGACACGCGGGTGGCGAAGTGGCTAGCGTCATGGCGGTGGAAACTCTGCGACGCTTCTTTCAAGCTAACTGGAAAGACGAGATGCCCCAAGAAGAGACTATCCGCGAAGCAGTGCGTTTAGCAAATAAGGCAATCTACGATGTGAACCAACAAAACGCCCGTTCTGGTAGCGGACGTATGGGCACGACTCTGGTAATTGTTTTGGTTCAGGATACAAAGGTAGCTGTTGCCCATGTGGGAGATTCTCGCCTGTATCGAGTTAGTCGCAAACGCAATCTGGAGCAAGTAACTGTAGATCATGAGGTGGGACAGCGAGAAATAAGCCGGGGGGTGGAACCAGCGATCGCCTATTCCCGTCCCGATGCCTATCAACTGACTCAAGCCCTTGGTCCGCGAGATGAGCAGTTTGTTAATCCAGATGTCCAGTTTCTGGAACTCAATGAAGATACCCTGCTGGTACTGTGTTCCGATGGCATGTCAGATCATGACCTACTAGAAAGCTGCTGGCAGACTCACCTTTTGCCACTTCTCAGTTCTAGAGCTAATCTGGATCAGGGTCTGGCACAATTAATTGACCTAGCCAATCAGCAAAATGGTCACGATAACATCACAGCCGTTATTGTCCGGGCAAAGGTGCGGCCAAACCTGGATCAACCTCAAATGTTTTGA
- a CDS encoding pseudouridine synthase has protein sequence MVYRYILFYKPYGVLSQFTDNSQTEKKRRTLKDYIPVPSVYPVGRLDWDSEGLLLLTNNGQMQHRLSDPRFGHSRTYWVQVENIPDTVAINKLQQGVVIENYKTRPAKVKLLPEPLLPPRDPPIRFRKTVPTAWLEMTLFEGKNRQVRRMTAAVGFPTLRLVRVAIAHLQLSGLEPGQWRDLTPAELQLL, from the coding sequence ATTGTGTATCGCTATATCCTGTTTTACAAGCCTTATGGCGTTTTGTCGCAGTTTACCGACAATAGCCAAACTGAGAAAAAACGCCGCACGCTCAAGGACTATATCCCAGTTCCCTCTGTTTACCCAGTTGGGCGGCTAGACTGGGATAGTGAGGGTCTGTTGCTGTTGACTAACAACGGCCAAATGCAACACCGTCTGAGCGATCCGAGATTTGGACATTCCCGCACATACTGGGTGCAGGTGGAGAACATTCCCGATACTGTTGCTATTAACAAACTGCAACAAGGTGTGGTTATCGAAAATTACAAGACGCGGCCAGCAAAGGTAAAGTTGTTGCCAGAACCACTGCTACCGCCCCGCGATCCGCCGATTAGATTTCGCAAGACTGTGCCGACAGCATGGCTAGAAATGACGCTTTTTGAAGGCAAGAACCGACAGGTGCGGCGGATGACGGCGGCGGTGGGTTTCCCGACGCTGCGACTGGTGAGGGTAGCGATCGCTCACCTACAGTTGTCTGGCTTAGAACCTGGTCAGTGGCGCGATCTAACACCTGCTGAATTGCAACTACTTTAA